The DNA segment ACCAGCttttgaataattattaattattttcacatttttagactCCTACAAGAACACTTTGATATTTGTGCGACAAGTGCAAGTGCATCAGGGTTTTCCTTTTTTGAACTATACAATTAGTtgaccaatttttaaaaaatatacagTTATACTAAGTTTAAACAGTCACAAAACGATAGTGGGTGCAATAGTTTTTCCTACATACTAGTTCAAATTTTTTTTACTGCCTTGCCAGTAGTTCAAATACCAGAAATCAGATAAACAAAGGTAAATTAGATTCAAAATTTTAAGTTATGAAGTTGACCTTTGACAAATATATGATTTTATTAACTAAATCACTAACTTTCAttagaaaaatatcaaaaagaaGAAGCCTGGATGCAGCATCTGTGCCAATGGTATCCAATATTTTCAACACATAGCTTGAATATATATGTGAAATTAATGCAATTTCGACAAATATTGAATTTAAACCTATAATTTGAAAAGAACGACTAGTCAAGTGCTATATATTTTTGAAGGTTGAATTCATCAAAATTAAAATCTGGATCTGGTTCAAGACAGAGGCGGATGAAGTGATTAAGTATCGGGTTCAGCTGAACCTAGTACTTTCGATGCATAACATAAAAATATTATAACAAATATCCCATATATAAAGGTTATTGACACTTATTTTTTTGGGGGTGATCTTGGACAACATGCACATGAAATCGAACGGCATAGAAATTGAAATTACCTATACTTATTATTATCATATGAAACTACACTCTACTTCTATTATTTGAGAAGGCTCCTATTTATGAACATAGGACTTAGGGAAACTGCATTAATGGCAAGAAGAATCCAAACAGCACCATATATAGTTGCCATTCTGCTGATTACCGTTCTTGACTCGTGTTATTCCTCTGTTCTTCCACCGTTTCTTCTCagctttattttcaaaaaaaaaacttcccTCCTCTTTAGATTTCTTATTCAGTGAAAAAATAGTGAATAGACAAAAATGGAGACAAGCTCAGTTTCCAAGTTCTTCATAGTTTATACTATTTCATTGCTAATGGTAGCTCAGTTGATTTGGTGCAAAGTCACTTATGATAAGAAGGCCATTATTATTAATGGCCAAAGAAGAATTCTTCTTTCTGGCTCCATACACTATCCCAGAAGCACCCCTGAGGTACTCTAATTCTTCatagccccccccccccttccctcCCCCTCCCTTTCTTCCCGATCGTCCTTAATTGTACCATGTTCCACCACGCCCCGCATGTGTTAGCTTGATTCCTTTTCTTGGTCCAAACACGTGTAAATTCTTTTTGCTATGGGTGGCGGATGAGATTTGAATCCGGAAATGTGCCTTTGCTCTTATACCATTTTAGATTATGTGTACATTTATCTAAAGTTTAAACTGAGAAcacacttttaattattttaattgtattatgtCTCAACAGTTTTGCCGAACCCAAGTTGCTTAGGACTGAggcatagttgttgttgtttatgTCTCAATAGTTTTGGCCGACCCCAAGTTGCTTGGGACTAAGGCatagttattgttgttgtttatgTGTCAACAGTTTCCATTACTATATTCTTGGACGGATAATGTTACTCTACTATATTAATAAGGATAAATTTTAATTAAATGGGTGTTTTGCAGATGTGGGAAGATCTCATAAACAAGGCTAAAGATGCAAACTTGGATGTCATTGAAACTTATGTTTTTTGGAACATACATGAACCTTCCCCAGGCAATGTGAGTGTTTCAATTTGCCCACAAAGACTTAGCTTCTTACTGCTGAAAGATGTCACCTTTATTTCTGCTAGCATATTGCTACTAATATGCTATGTTTCTTTTGGACAGTATGATTTTGAGGGGAGATATGATCTTGTAAGGTTTATAAAAACTGTGCAAAAAGCTGGCCTTTATGCACATTTGCGCATTGGACCTTATGTTTGTGCTGAGTGGAATTTTGGGTAATAGATTGTCTTTCCCCTTTGTTTTTTGTTCCTAGTTCCCCTTgttatttctttgattttcttggtTAATTTCAAGAATGAGTTCATGATTCTATATATCTTTCATCTACTGCAGAGGATTTCCTGTATGGTTGAAATATGTTCCTGGTATCAGCTTCAGAACCGATAATGAACCTTTTAAGGTTTGTCCGTCATAACAGTAGAATCACAAAACTATCTTTTGTCACATTAAAGTAACTAAACATTACCCGTTATTATGCAAACAAAGCACCAATTTTGCCGATATTTGAACATGTTTGTTCGTAGCATCATTGTTTCTGTTTGTTTTTGACTCTGATAAATATAATGTGGTAATAAATTGATAGATTCTGATCATGAGTTGCAGTAATGACATTTCAATTCTTTTTGTTGTAAAGGCGGCGATGCAAAAATTCACCCAAAAAATAGTTGAGATGATGAAGAGTGAAAGACTGTTTGAATCCCAAGGAGGTCCCATTATACTGTCTCAGGTATGAAACTGACACAGTAGTGGTGCTTTGAAACTTATCGAACTTCTGTTTTCTGAATGCATGATATATTGCACAGCTGTTCTGCAAGTATTCTAAATTTGTTTTGGTTAGATTGAAAATGAATATGAACCAGCAAGGAAGGCGCTTGGAACGGCTGGCGAAGCATATGTCCAATGGGCTGCACAAATGGCTGTTGGATTAGATACTGGAGTTCCCTGGGTTATGTGCAAAGAGGATGATGCCCCTGATCCTATCGTGAGTTTTCTTCACCTTATTCTCAGTTTTGGTTATTCACTTATACATTGTTATCTCGGATTTAGGAATAATGTTCTTGAAACCATTGACTGAGGATTCTAAGCATGTGTCTTGATCAGATAAATACATGCAATGGTTTTTACTGTGACGAATTTTCTCCCAACAAACCTTACAAGCCAACTATGTGGACTGAAGCTTGGAGTGGCTGGTAATTATCTTGTTTCTCAAAGACTTGAGTAATGCAAATATATGCTCATTTTTATGAACTGATTCTCATATTCTTCTTTGTTGAGAGAAGGTTCACTGAATTTGGTGGCACTATACCTATGAGGCCAGTTCAAGATTTGGCATTTGCGGTTGCACGGTTCACACAAAAAGGTGGCTCATTTGTTAATTATTACATGGTAAATGAACTTCCTCAGCAAAAAGAAAATGCAACATTCATATTGAACATGTTATACATGATCTTGATTGACGTAACTATTTCTTCGCTTTCTTGCCTTAACTATTCCTTCTTTTCACAGTTTCATGGGGGAACCAACTTTGGACGCACAGCGGGAGGACCTTTTATAACAACAAGCTATGATTATGATGCTCCGATTGATGAATATGGTGAGATTAATCAGTTTAGTCCACATTTTTCAGCAGAATTAAAGCTTATCATGACTAGAAAGTCCTTTTGTGCATGAATATGGACACAGAATCAAAGTTATATATTAGTTCACGTTATCATTATCACTACGAAGACAATGTTTAGGGCGTGTCCTTTTATTTCATGACATAATCAAACTCTAGATTGAACTTTTGGTTATCAGCTAACTTCTTACCCTCATATTTTATCAGGTTTGATCAGGGAGCCTAAATACAGCCATCTAAAGGAGCTCCACAAGGCGATTAAACTATGTGAACAGGCTTTAATATCCTCAGATCCCACTGTTATTTCACTAGGAAGCTCTCAGGAGGTTAGTCCTCAATTAATAAGGGTCAAAAATATTATATGTGTTTTACTATTTTGTGTTGCTGAATCAACAAAGTCATTTATTTTAGGCTCATGTATTCTCGTCTGGCAAAAGAAACTGTGCAGCATTTCTCTCAAATTACGACAGCAACTCTGCTGCTAGAGTAGTTTTTAACAACAAGCACTTTAATCTTCCTCCTTGGTCCATAAGTATTCTTCCAGATTGCAAGCATGTTGCCTTCAATACAGCAAATGTAAGTACCTTTTTAGTATAATGTGCTCTTCTCGTTGTCATTCAATCTATTTTTGCTGAACAGAATTACTAGTAGTTATGTGCTTTACCTTTCAGCTTAGTGATTTGAAACATCCTTTTCTTTCTAAGGTTGGGGCGCAAACTTCACAAGTGAAAATGATACCAACTGGTTCTCAGCTGCACTCTTGGGGGGCTTACAGCGAAGATGTATTTTCTCTAGAGGACGGTTCAACATTTGCAGCTAATGGACTATTGGAGCAGATAAATATCACCAGAGATAACAGTGATTACTTGTGGTACATAACAAGGTGAAGTTCATATATAAGCAGAAAATTCATCCAACATGAGTACATAAACCTTCTAATTACATCTAAATAATTTCTACTGTCCCAGAAATGTAAGTGTATTGCCAAAACTTCTGGGGCAAAACTTTCTCTAATATGATATTTACCTGTAATGCAGTGTTGATATTAGTCCCTCGGAATCATTTCTGCGAGGAGGACAGAAACCGACTCTCAGTGTCCACTCAAGTGGGCATGCAGTTCATGTCTTTGTAAATGGGAAACTTTCAGGATCTTCTTATGGTAGTCGGAGGGATACAAAGTTCACTTTCACAGGACCAGTTGATCTGCAGGCCGGAACCAATAGAATTGAGCTACTGAGCATTGCTGTAGGCCTGCCGGTTAGTTTCTCATTGTTACCACCTATAATACTTATCTACAAGAAAGGAGAAGGCAACTTCTTCTGATTCTTTCATTGCTGCTAGACTACCACTGTGTAATTAGTGATTCATTTCAGGCAGAAACAAATGTCATTCTACTTGTGTTACTCTATGCTGCTGGACTAATAGTTTTTCTATCTCAATTGAATTTAAATACTCTTGTTGACGTGAAGAATATTGGACTGCATTACGAGGAATGGAACACAGGAATACTTGGGCCAGTTGTTCTTCAAGGTCTCAACCAGGGCCATAAAGATTTATCGTCGCAGAAATGGACATACAAAGTACTGAATCTTACCAAACTTCCATTGTTTCTTTTGCTTTCAAAATATTGACAGTAAAGTTTCTTCGAA comes from the Nicotiana sylvestris chromosome 4, ASM39365v2, whole genome shotgun sequence genome and includes:
- the LOC104213282 gene encoding beta-galactosidase 5, which codes for METSSVSKFFIVYTISLLMVAQLIWCKVTYDKKAIIINGQRRILLSGSIHYPRSTPEMWEDLINKAKDANLDVIETYVFWNIHEPSPGNYDFEGRYDLVRFIKTVQKAGLYAHLRIGPYVCAEWNFGGFPVWLKYVPGISFRTDNEPFKAAMQKFTQKIVEMMKSERLFESQGGPIILSQIENEYEPARKALGTAGEAYVQWAAQMAVGLDTGVPWVMCKEDDAPDPIINTCNGFYCDEFSPNKPYKPTMWTEAWSGWFTEFGGTIPMRPVQDLAFAVARFTQKGGSFVNYYMFHGGTNFGRTAGGPFITTSYDYDAPIDEYGLIREPKYSHLKELHKAIKLCEQALISSDPTVISLGSSQEAHVFSSGKRNCAAFLSNYDSNSAARVVFNNKHFNLPPWSISILPDCKHVAFNTANVGAQTSQVKMIPTGSQLHSWGAYSEDVFSLEDGSTFAANGLLEQINITRDNSDYLWYITSVDISPSESFLRGGQKPTLSVHSSGHAVHVFVNGKLSGSSYGSRRDTKFTFTGPVDLQAGTNRIELLSIAVGLPNIGLHYEEWNTGILGPVVLQGLNQGHKDLSSQKWTYKVGLKGEAMNLISHHGVSSVDWIGGALATQGQQPLKWYKAYFDAPEGNDPVALDMRSMGKGQVWINGQSIGRYWTATANGNCDAFHYAGTYRQTKCQLGCGQPTQKWYHVPRSWLKPTENLVVLFEELGGDVSKILLVKRTTS